CAGACCCCTATCTCTTCGAGTGGCTGCTATCCAGTAGGTCTAGATTAGGAGACTTTTTATGATTTCTACACGTTCCCTACAGTATTGAATATGTAGACATCATGTATATGAGTCATTTACAATGTGTGACTCTATGTTATGTATTTGTAACTGCAATTATGAATGTCAACCCTTATTAGCAAAAAGAAGATGTAGTGGATTGTCAtgagttttttgggtttttttacggacatgttcctgatgttttgcctgcatctatggcaggaatcctcagtggttgtgaagtCAGACAACTGAGGATGTCTGCAAAAGATGCaggtggaatgtcaggagagaatgcttcaggagcgtggacatacagcctgaaaaactcacaacccagtgattctggccatgaaagccttcgacgatacacaGAAGATGTAGTGCTGGAGgtctcatttaagagaggaaTAGAATAACTCCAACAGCAAGGTTTCTGAAAATTCGCTTAAGTCGCGTTGACCAACCGTCTGCTCAGGGTtctatacttcacactttaacaacacaaccgttcaatgttaaggcttcccatcaaaatggaactgtagaggagagtctactgaacaagccagtacctgcagcataccagtattgccatttgttgaggagttacgaaggtggaggcattacttttcatttaaacCTTGTATTAGGCTATATCCTCCATTGGCAGATAGCTTTTGTCTGGCAGCAGGACCTTTAGGTTATTTTGTGCAGCTCACAAGCATTCTGTAACAACCTGCAATTTGCAAATGACTGAATGAAGAATTTGTGGATGTCTGTAAGCCTTCTTATACAAGTTGGAAACTTGAAAGTGAAAATAATGGGCTCACAGTGTATCAAGGGCTTTTTGCTTCTCCATTGAAAGATAGCACAAAGACTAGAAAGGGCAACAAGAGCAGATGAAGTGTATTTCACATTGTATTTGGAAGAAGAGCATTCATGCAAAGAGGATCTTTAGTACTGCTTTGGATTGCTAGTCTGCCCCAACCATGAAAGTTTAAGGAACAAGACTAGAATCGTAAGCAAATTACAAAAAGGCAACATttctaggttttttaaaaatatggctaGAATACACACTCCATTGACACCAGAGAAGCCATTAACAACGCTTCCCATCTCAAGTGCTCAATGTCATAGCTATAATCATCtatagcagtgcttctcaaccttcctaatgccgtgaccccttaatacagtccttcatgttgtggtgacccccaaccataacattatgttggttgctatttcataattgtcattttgttactgttatgaattgtaatatcaaTATCCGATatacaggatgtgttttcattcactgccccaaatttggcacaaatacccgatatgcccaaatttgaatactggtggggttgagggaggattgatttagtcatttgggagtggtagttcctgggatttatagttaacccaaaatcaaagagcattctgaaatccaccaacaattgaattgaaccaaacttggcaaacagaactctcatgaccaacagaaaatactggaaggttttggtgggtgttgaccttgagttttggagttgtagttcacctacatccagagagcactgtggattcaaacaaagatggatctggaccaaatttggcacggatactcaatatgcctgtgcaattttgtttgctttgtatttaatgtttgttatagtcctaagtttcagggactctgcagataggtggcttctttggctgcaatcatagggcaagccacctgtcaattatagttaggttcccttgtcccgccccctttgggtttttggagggaattaggagcctttttgagttcagtccacacagagcagctttccatgcaggacataataccaagagctcctgtagaaaggtTAGttttctacggcttggccggggagatatacagcctacagcttggccggggttatgcagcccacagcttggccgaggatcatacagccgtACAGCTCCTTCCCTGAGTGACTTCAGtcaaccatcactgaaacctgaactccattttccctggaagtctacaaagctctgcttggtaagggtctctcgcggaaggcAGAAGcaattggtaccgggtgtaggggctccacgccaacagaggctacctttacctttaccttcccacacagaacccccatgaccaacagaaaatgctgtgttttccgatggttttggcaactcctctgacaccccagtgcaggcccgtagccaggattttgattcgggaggggctgagtttgattcggagggggtctgagtctgagtgaaagagggtctaccctagcaaaccttttgtatcattaccccaataccccccccccccccatgcatgtggggtatattgagcatggtgatcagatcatgatatgaataaacataacagtttaaataatgtaccagtaaggccttctcgcggaccaccatgagaatttcgggggaggggggctgaagcccctcaagccccccccccccgccccggctatatgcctgcccctgtgcaacccccccccccccccccccggggtacaggttgagaaatactgatgtaATGGGACATTCACAGATGTGCAGATCTGCATAGAGTCTTGACATCCTTTGGGGGCATTTCAGGGGGAAATTACCTTATAAATGGAGACAATCTaccaatatgtatgtatgtatgcatgcatgtatgtatttaccatatttatataccgcctctttcaacccgaaggtgactcttATGTATACAAGATACGTATTGTCTTGGGTGGTATGTAGCATACATATTGTCCTGGGTGGATTGTCTCCTTTTccgattttaagtggattcattctccagtgtgatgagtTCCACTGAGATAATTTCCTCCCGAAATGCCCCCAACGGATGCCAAGACTCTGTGCAAATCTGTACATCTGTGGATTGCCCTATCTGTAAATTGCCCTAATTCTCCTTTTCTGCAGAGTGCGTCCCATGATGAAAGCTTAGTTCTATTCTTCTCTTGAAGAATTGTAACACAACACCAGAAACAATTTGGTCTAGAAAATTGTAGCTCTTGTATGCTACTTTTGGGGATTAATAACAAGTCTGAATGCTTTCGAATGGTGTTTGAGACCATTAATGCAACCAGATGCATTGCTATTATAATTAAACTTACACAATCTGTTCAGGTTCCATGTGGAgcttagagaaaggcaggataccaTATTGGAGGTAACGAAGTGCTTTCTTCCTGCTTGCGGAGACTAAACTCAATGACAAGCACCATCTGCTGGTTGCAGTTTTATCAACAGCTAATATCACAGTTGTATCTAGAAGGATATTCCTCACACAAAAGCATGAAAGGGCTTTAGTACAGAATGAGATACATAAAACCAACGACAACaaaattatatacacaacaatatAATCAGTGGGTGTAAGGTTTACACAATTATACGGCAAAAGTAAAGCATTCTGAAAGCATGAAATCAAAACCTACACTGTAGGAGGGAGATGTGATAACAAGAAGAAAAACTGAGGGGAACTGTGTTGTTGCAGAGGGAAAACGATGCAATCCTGTGGATCTTAACCAACTTTGGCTGTGGTTCCACCCATCATTGACTGCAACTCTTGACCGACCTTTTCCAGGAATCCAAAACTTTCAGAGGAAAAAGCTTCTCTATTCCTGAATCTGATCAGTACCTTGGGAGGAAGATGGGAGGGCACAAAGCAAGAGTTTTTGTTCTTTGATAAATGACATGAGGGTCTTCCCTGCCTAATTTCCATGCTCCCTCCTTTGCACAAAAACCAAGAAAGAGGGCGCTGGACCATTTCCCCATGCCAGCCTGGCCACTGTTCATGCTGGTTGTGAAATTTTGGAAACTCTTATGCAAATCTGAACTtcataaggccttcgacaagatcTCTCACAAGCTTctagcaaacaaactagtcaaatgtaggCTAGGAAAAACaatggttaggtggatctatcATTGGTTAAGTGACCGCacccagaggatgctcaccaatgcttcctcttcattgtggaaagaagtgacaagtggagtgccattagcaggtttctgtcctgggcctagttctgttcaacatctttattaatgactttgatgaagAGTTAGAAAGcaggattatcaagtttgcagacaacaccaaattgggagggatagccaatatccCAGAAGACAGCAGCAGAATTCCTGAGGCCGGGAGAAGGCGGGGGAGGCGGCAGGCGACGTGGCTTTGGGGCTGCGTTGCCTGCCGCTTCTCCAcaccccgcgggccggataaatgccctcggggggggggcgggtctggcccgcgggccatagtttggggacccctgcagtagagtctcacttatccaacataaatggaccgGTAGAACGTTGTATAAGTGAAAATGTTTGGATAatgaggagggattaaggaaaagcctatttaaTGTCAAATTactatgatttcacaaattaagcaccaaaacatgttttacaacaaattgacagaaaaagtaattcaatacacagtaacatggtgtatctgtccgaatgtatctccctctacgttccacctcgaaatctaagatcttttggggaggccctgctcttggccccgcctctgtcgCAAACATGCCTGGCGGGGTTGAGgggcaggaccttctcagtggtggccccccgcctgtggaattcgctccccagggaagttaggtcatcttcatccctcctttccttcagaaaaaagctgaaaacttggatgtgggaccaggcttcgGGTGACTATGAAGATAAGGATAATGGCAATGAGGACAAATTACTATGgcaatggactatggacaagcttgacGGAGTCCCCGATCTCAGAATCTCAGCTAGATAAGGCCATattgctgttatatttaagcatattttaattgaatggatttaatgttttaattgtatgcaaTTACTGGTTTTATtatggaagccgccctgagcggggtataaatatttgaaagaaataaACAGTTGTgaatccgggcgggaggcagactgagtTGGATCATACAGAAAGTCAGATGAGTGaatattggataagtgagattctactgtacttAAAATGATGGAAATGTATGAATTCCAGTATAGTTAGTCACCCAAAATTGTATGTTAATCCAATTCAGTTTATTGATCTGCCGGTGAACACCAAGAATGATATGACGCATTCTTTAAGTCTGTGGTTTATATCATAAACTTAGCACACGCTTCTAAAGCAGACCAATGAGGCTTTTGCCTTCAGCCAATTCTAAAACTTGACTGGTGGCAGGATTGCTGTATCTGATTACTATTGCACTTTATTATCAGGTTCGCtggcctctttctcctccccagTTTCCTTTCCAGCTTCTTGCCCAGtttccattccttcctcctttgcttcgtcttttccttcttcttttccttcttcctgttcTTCTACCACTCCTTCTTTCAAATCTTCTTTTGGGATTTTTGCATCTTTCCGAGTTTTGAAGCCTCTGTAAGTCGCCTGGATTTTGACAGCAGCTTGTTCTTCTGTTAAACTAATTCTGCTTGCCTTAGTTCCCGCCTCCTGtgcaattaaaaaacaaagttgcACATTCAAAGCTTTGCATTTCATCAGCTAATGGTATTGAAGTGTATGTTTAGTAAGGACACTTACATTTTCATTACTCAAAGGCTTTTGGAAATTGGCTTATAACacatgtcaaactcaaggctgtggtccaaatttggcccaacatgtcattttatgtggctgttcagatgctggattacaactcctgtattcctcatccaTAGACATTATAACTAGGAATTATACAGcaacatctagaacagtggttctcaaccttcctaatgctgtgaccccttaatacagtccctcatgttgtggtgacccccaaccataatattgtttttgttgctacttcataacagtcattttcctactgttataaatcataatgtaaatatctgatatgcaggatgcattttcattcactggaccaaactgggcacaaatacccaatgcacccaaatgtgaatgctagtggggttgggggaggattgattttgtaatttgggagttgtggttgctgggatttatagttcacttataatcaaagaaaattctgaactccaccagcgatggatttgatccaaacttggctccaatgaccaatggaaaacactggaagggtttgatgggcattgaccttgagtttgggagttgtagttcacctatatccagagagcactgtggactcatgcaatggtggatctggaccaaacttggcacgaatactcaatatgcccaaatgtgaacactggtggagtctggggaaaatagatcttgacatttgggagttgtagttgctgagatttatagttcattacaatcaaagaacattctgaactccaccaaccatagaattggctcaaacttcccacatggaattcacatgaccatcagaaaatactgtgttttcttatggtctttggcgacccctctgacaccccctcgcaaccccctcaggggtcccgacccccaggttgagaaacactgatctagaaggccgtcgtttgttctgtttagttggGATAGTGGGGTCTGGACTTAgacacaaggcttgtggatatggtgTCTTTCCTTGAGAGCCTCAGGccttgttgggttgcaattcctatTATCCCCAGGCTGCATGGTGATGGGATAGCAACAAGTTTTGACATCAGATGGCAAAAAGAATGTATCAGCTTTGCTACAGAAGACATTTGGAACTTTGAAAATTTTAGGTGatttgtacagggtgaggcagcataacttccttttttcaaaacttaataaaacccattgtatgaatcagaatttttttatataatgtaggcgcacacctaaagttttgttttacgtagttttgaagatcaaattaggtaggtgacgccccccattctccatacactgaggaaaacgatttctggcgtttgtcatgactcttgccagcatagcaggcgttatgttggcaatttcttcctggatgttggtcttcaaatcttgtagggtccttggatggttcccataaacatgggatttcaaaaaaaaaaacccacagaaaaaaatcacaaggagccaaatctggagagcgggccggccactccaaatccgctcgaaaagtaggtctCAACGgtaaaagcatgctcctcactgttccaacgcatgatggcaactgaactgtgtcaggacaaaactttatactcccgcctctcgaacgagaccactagcgttccgctacgtcttcaactgactgaatggtgcgcattttaaaaaaggaagttatgctgcctcaccctgtataataaTACTTCTGTGGAAGACATGGATGTaacacaggtatgggcaaaccaagGCCTGGGGAGCCggttgtggccccttgggctcttttctcaggccctcctctcaacagtctatccttctttccttctctctttccttctacccttccttaACTCCTTATTtcaccctccctctctccttcctttccaccctttcattcttccttccttccatctgtcctccctcctccccccctctctctctctttctccttccttccttccttccttctttccttccttccttccttccttccttccttccttttgtctttccttccttctctcttttctccctccattcccttccatccttgcttccatccttctcttccttccttccttccttccttccttccttccttccttccttccttccttccttttgtctttccttccttctctttttccttcctcctttcctcctgggggatatttagctgggagaagaaaagGTAAAAAGGGAATGTGAGAACTATGTTTGAAGATAGGGtatcccatttgggggggggggggggttgactttctgctcttctctacaccagggcacaaggaagcaatggtttcaaatggcagggaaagagattcaactgaaaagattaggaagaacttcctgagagtaagagctgtcagagagtggcatgagctgcctgggagtgtggtggagtctccttctctggaggcttttctgcagaggctgtctatcaggagtgctttaattgtgccttcttgcatggcagggggttggactggatggcccttgggggtctcttccaactctaggattctatatcaggagtgggCAATACGGAGTCAAATGGAtaaactttttctctcctgtccaccatttcatcctgaccaaggccaacccttttgggaccaaaacgtttcctgtcttttcttcactttttgcctccgaaagagaagaggaaggggaggaaacgGCATGGAGGAGACTTGGAGAGAACCCCCTTCCTCCCGGCCCACCCACCCCACTTTGGcccaccatgcggcccccaagttagaaagtttgtccattCCTGATGTAACAACTATAACaaacatatatgtacacacacacacatatttctttcatttgccctaaccccttcctcttcttcagtaAAACAGCAGATATTTATATAACTCTAATCTACTAACCAGAGCTCCAAAACCCCCACCCCTTTCATTTTTATCTGCTTTTTGGGTGTCAACaatattccgctttggttagaccacacctggaatattgtgtccaattctggacaccacgattgaagaaagatattgacaagtaggaatgtgtccagaggcgggcgactaaaatgatcaagggtctggagaacaagctctatgaggagcggcttaaggagctgggcatgtttagcctgaagaagagaaggctgagaggagatatgatagccatgtataaatatgtgagaggaagccacagggaggagggagcaagcttgttttctgcttccctggagactaggacacggaacaatggcttcaaactacaagagaggagattccatttgaacatgaggaagaacttcctgactgtgagagccgttcagcagtggaactctctgccccggagtgtggtggaggctccttctttggaagattttaaacagaggctggatggccatctgtcaggggggatttgaatgcaatattcctgcttcttggcagaatggggttggactggatggtccatgaggtctcttccaactctttgattctatgttttaaaggtataataataaaaaaactattGTTTAAAAAATTGGGAtgaaaactgggtaaaaactaaacgaccactatataaaaaaaataatagttaATGCATTGTATTTATGGATTCTCTGTCCATGTATTCAGAAGCCCTTTGAAGGCCACCATAAGGCtaatgtggcccttgatgaaaatgagtttgtaaATGAGTTTGGCTTATGCTATCCAGGGTGGGTGGAAAAACAAGCTGCATCTTGTTTTGtcacatttaaaaatacatatttccTACAAGAAACCAGTGGGGCTATTTTTAATACTGGATCTTGTGAATGTCACTTGGACAGCTCTCTATCATCTTTCACAAGGACATTTTTGCCTGCTAAGAATTTCTGAATTTAGCACTTAAAATTAATACCAATGGGATGCAATGTATGGTGACACTGCACTCCCAAACTCCaggtgacctctcccagtggttttgtgtagatgttaagcaGTGCGGAGAATGAAATAGAACTCTGAGGGACCTCACAGATCAATGGCCAGGACATTGACCAGGAATCTCCCAGCACCACATTTCCCAAAAGGCTGGAACTACTGCACAATAATGGCCCCAAGTCCCATTCTGCAGAAATATCATGCTGCTGAGATGTCCAtcagaaccaacaaggacacagtCAGGAAAAAATATATCTGGAAAGATTCCTTACGGACTCTGCCGCAGTCTTTTCCTCTTGATCCTCCTGTTTATCACCACCACCTGGTGGTGCAAGTTCCTGCAAAGACAAAGGCCATCTGCTATAAGAACACTAGATGCAGGGAATACAAATGATACTTTATTTAAAATCTTTTTCCAATCAAGATATTCACTGTGAAAGTCAGAGAAACGTTAAACAGAAGTCACAAATATGTGGTAAAAGTAGTGCTCCATATGTTGTTGAATTGTAAAATTTATAATCTATCAGCACAAGATAATATAGATAGGAATGGTGGAAATCCTCACATTTTGATAGCTTTGACCACTGCAAAGCAAACACATAATTTGCTTTTCTCTTTGTCACCCTCACGGTGTTACAGCAGTCTCTTAAAAGAGCCTCACATATTACTCATGAAGTAGCTTCAATTATTTTTCAGCTTAAAACTGAAATGGTACATCCTGAAAAAGAAAGCAGGAACTCTAAATTTAATTTGATAGGAGACATCTAAGCTGATTGAGGGCCCAATGGTGGTGCAGCTGACATGCTGAACTaggtgaccgaaaggttggcagttagaACCTGGGgaatagggtgagctcccgcttttagccccagcttctgccaacctagcagttcgaaaacatgctaatgtcattagatcaataggtaccacttcggtgggaaggtaacggctctccatgtagTTATGccggacatatttatttatttatttatttacgacatttatatgtcacccttctcacaccgaaggggactcagcgcagctaacaaggtatatattacatacaatatattatattattagcataagaCAATATCAGccttaaacattgctatattgcaccataacactatatcgtaatattattagtaatattacaagtaatgtaaatatataattataatatcatattattatcatattgcagtacattataatattataaatattatatgtatatacaatataatataatctgatataatatatcatattatatacaatatattatattatattattagaatagcacaggagaccttggaggtgtctatggacagcaccagctcttcagcttagaaatggaggtgagcaccaccccccagagtaagacaaaactagacctaatgtcaggaAAAACCTTAATCTGATTACCCAATGAATCAAAGCCCCACATTGACCAATCAGGTTCAAAAGCCACCAATGGTTGGAAGTGATTGACGGTATTTATAAACTGTTACTTCACCTCAGGAAGGA
This portion of the Anolis sagrei isolate rAnoSag1 chromosome 7, rAnoSag1.mat, whole genome shotgun sequence genome encodes:
- the SPA17 gene encoding sperm surface protein Sp17, translating into MAIPFSNTTQRIPPGFANLLEGLAREVLRSQPEDIPSFAAKYFETLLIEREKTGYDPSEWGAKLDDRYYNNHAFNELAPPGGGDKQEDQEEKTAAESEAGTKASRISLTEEQAAVKIQATYRGFKTRKDAKIPKEDLKEGVVEEQEEGKEEGKDEAKEEGMETGQEAGKETGEEKEASEPDNKVQ